A single genomic interval of Hoplias malabaricus isolate fHopMal1 chromosome 7, fHopMal1.hap1, whole genome shotgun sequence harbors:
- the zbtb1 gene encoding zinc finger and BTB domain-containing protein 1, translated as MARPSHSEHVLQQLNNQREWGFLCDCCIAIGDIYFRAHKAVLAACSSYFRMMFIRDQQGTARLDLSNMQISAECFDLILQLMYLGRIMVGHFEFEELKSSMVYLQMYYIPDSLEDLRDLRTSNLTPSSSASSSSSSSSSSSSAAGGKMMFGVRMFEQRRPSPVESEHAPKVVNTTTRQSLTISNVRPVEDVVLTLAPSHTENLGEQPCDLRKRTSGRNATLKERPRFGRTYTCDDCGFVFSCEKLLIEHILTCTNRKAFQTPRASKAADNDSSKAESSASEGVEEGQRVVCKGEEDWPDHKSDSEAVIRSIATGMDTDSAMSRNITIKVEPEDDSDTEMENIKVVQVGNHSVGSCKVRRRTFKSDVADQMKFDSEEEAGGSAIDDTASALEGHSKESGPEEKMRRVKEERQDGECTPCELCGVLLTEENQSAHYISNHMGHICACGRCGQVLIKGRQLQEHAERCGEPQCVETDSPGEESPLPEEGQAMEEGLLEGADLGFRCPLCGLIFETESLAIEHTLACPEQEPFRPAMIEDGSEPDHRRKHFCAICGKGFYQRCHLREHYTVHTKEKQFTCQTCGKQFLRERQLRLHTDMHKGMARYVCPVCDQGTFLKHDHVRHMISHLSAGETICQVCFQIFPSGEHLEKHMDVHLYICGVCGEKFRLRKDMRSHYNLKHTKRQ; from the coding sequence ATGGCAAGGCCAAGCCACAGTGAGCATGTCTTGCAGCAGCTTAACAACCAACGGGAGTGGGGCTTCCTGTGTGATTGTTGCATCGCCATTGGTGACATATACTTCAGGGCCCACAAGGCTGTGCTTGCAGCTTGCAGCTCCTACTTCAGGATGATGTTCATTCGAGATCAGCAGGGGACAGCACGCCTCGATCTCAGCAACATGCAGATCAGTGCAGAATGCTTCGACCTCATCTTGCAGCTCATGTACCTCGGCCGGATCATGGTGGGCCATTTTGAGTTTGAGGAACTGAAATCCTCCATGGTTTATCTGCAAATGTACTACATCCCTGATTCTTTGGAGGATCTCAGAGACCTAAGAACATCCAACCTAACTCCCTCATCCTctgcatcttcatcatcatccagCTCCTCGTCTTCCTCCAGTGCTGCAGGGGGCAAGATGATGTTTGGCGTACGCATGTTTGAACAGCGGAGGCCAAGCCCCGTCGAAAGTGAGCATGCGCCTAAGGTTGTAAACACAACCACCCGTCAAAGCCTTACCATCTCAAATGTGAGGCCTGTTGAAGATGTGGTCCTCACACTTGCTCCATCACACACTGAGAATCTAGGGGAGCAGCCTTGTGACTTGAGAAAGAGGACCTCGGGCCGAAACGCCACCTTAAAAGAAAGACCCCGGTTTGGCCGCACTTACACATGTGATGACTGTGGCTTTGTCTTCAGCTGTGAGAAGCTGCTCATTGAGCACATCCTCACATGCACCAACCGCAAAGCTTTCCAGACACCTAGGGCCAGCAAAGCTGCTGACAATGACTCCAGCAAAGCAGAGAGTTCAGCCTCTGAGGGAGTGGAGGAAGGACAAAGAGTAGTTTGCAAGGGTGAAGAAGATTGGCCTGACCACAAGTCAGATTCAGAAGCTGTGATCAGATCCATTGCCACAGGAATGGACACGGATTCTGCCATGTCCAGGAACATAACTATCAAAGTAGAGCCGGAAGATGATTCAGACACAGAAATGGAAAATATCAAAGTGGTCCAGGTGGGCAACCATAGTGTAGGGAGCTGTAAGGTACGCCGCAGGACATTTAAGTCTGACGTTGCAGACCAAATGAAGTTTGACAGTGAGGAAGAGGCCGGAGGGTCTGCCATAGATGATACCGCCAGTGCACTGGAGGGCCATAGTAAGGAATCTGGTCCAGAAGAAAAGATGCGCAGGGTCAAAGAGGAAAGGCAGGATGGGGAATGCACTCCCTGTGAGCTGTGTGGAGTCTTGCTGACTGAGGAGAACCAGTCTGCGCATTACATTTCTAACCATATGGGACATATATGTGCCTGCGGAAGGTGTGGCCAGGTGCTCATCAAGGGCAGGCAACTGCAGGAGCATGCTGAGCGCTGTGGGGAGCCTCAGTGTGTGGAGACCGATTCCCCAGGTGAGGAATCCCCTCTACCAGAAGAGGGGCAGGCCATGGAGGAAGGGTTACTCGAAGGTGCTGATTTGGGCTTCCGCTGTCCCCTCTGTGGCTTGATATTTGAGACTGAAAGCCTGGCCATTGAGCACACCCTAGCCTGCCCTGAACAGGAGCCCTTCCGGCCTGCCATGATCGAGGACGGCAGCGAGCCAGACCACCGGCGCAAGCACTTCTGCGCCATTTGCGGCAAGGGCTTCTATCAGCGGTGCCACCTGCGGGAGCACTACACTGTGCACACCAAAGAGAAACAGTTCACCTGCCAGACCTGCGGCAAGCAGTTCCTACGAGAGCGGCAGCTCCGGCTGCATACTGACATGCACAAGGGTATGGCGCGCTATGTGTGCCCTGTTTGCGATCAGGGCACCTTCCTTAAGCACGATCACGTGCGCCACATGATCTCGCACCTCTCGGCCGGTGAGACCATCTGCCAGGTGTGCTTTCAAATCTTTCCTAGCGGGGAACACCTGGAGAAGCACATGGATGTCCATCTGTACATCTGTGGCGTGTGTGGGGAGAAATTTCGCCTTCGCAAAGACATGCGGAGCCACTACAACCTAAAGCACAccaagagacagtga